In the Streptomyces sp. f51 genome, one interval contains:
- a CDS encoding M1 family metallopeptidase → MAAVPVALAALLTAAGPATAAGTVGAAGAGDPYFPLSGNGGYDVRHYDLTLGYDPHSRHLDGKAVITARATQRLTRFDLDLSGLKVTGVTVDHAKAAFRRDGQELVVTPREALRKGQEFRVTVTYSGTPKPVTDPDGSLDGWIPTDDGAFVAGEPQGAMTWFPANSHPTDKASYDFTLTVPKGRTAVANGVLLGQRTANGRTTFRWRQSEPMAAYLATATVGTFKVEQFTTRDGLKVYNAIDPREATAAAPVVKKLPSVLAWESKLFGPYPFRAAGAIVDRAPQVGYALETQTRPVYDSAPDLETLVHESAHQWFGDSVTLTRWKDIWLNEGFATYAEWLYAEQHGGKSAQKAFDTLYATPAGKDLWAFPPGDPGSGAHIFDTPVYARGAMVLHKLRTTVGDPVFFRVLRTWAAAHRGGHGTTAQFIALSEKESGKDLSGLFHTWLFTAGKPASS, encoded by the coding sequence GTGGCGGCCGTCCCCGTCGCGCTCGCCGCGCTGCTCACCGCGGCGGGCCCCGCCACGGCGGCCGGGACCGTGGGAGCCGCGGGTGCGGGCGACCCGTACTTCCCGCTCTCGGGCAACGGCGGCTACGACGTCCGCCACTACGACCTGACCCTCGGCTACGACCCGCACAGCCGCCATCTGGACGGCAAGGCCGTCATCACGGCCAGAGCGACCCAGCGCCTGACCCGCTTCGACCTCGACCTCAGCGGGCTGAAGGTCACCGGCGTCACCGTCGACCACGCCAAGGCCGCGTTCCGGCGCGACGGCCAGGAACTCGTCGTCACCCCGCGCGAGGCCCTGCGCAAGGGCCAGGAGTTCCGCGTCACCGTCACCTACTCCGGCACCCCGAAGCCGGTCACCGACCCCGACGGCTCCCTGGACGGCTGGATCCCCACGGACGACGGAGCGTTCGTGGCCGGCGAACCCCAGGGTGCGATGACCTGGTTCCCCGCCAACAGCCACCCCACGGACAAGGCGTCGTACGACTTCACGCTGACCGTCCCTAAGGGGCGCACGGCCGTCGCCAACGGCGTCCTGCTCGGGCAGCGGACCGCGAACGGACGGACCACCTTCCGCTGGCGCCAGTCCGAGCCCATGGCCGCCTACCTCGCCACGGCGACCGTCGGCACCTTCAAGGTCGAGCAGTTCACCACCCGCGACGGCCTGAAGGTCTACAACGCGATCGACCCCCGCGAGGCCACCGCCGCCGCGCCGGTCGTCAAGAAGCTGCCGTCCGTCCTGGCCTGGGAGAGCAAGCTCTTCGGCCCCTACCCCTTCCGGGCGGCCGGAGCCATCGTCGACCGCGCGCCCCAGGTCGGCTACGCCCTGGAGACCCAGACCCGGCCCGTGTACGACTCCGCGCCCGACCTGGAGACCCTCGTCCACGAGAGCGCGCACCAGTGGTTCGGCGACTCCGTCACCCTGACCCGGTGGAAGGACATCTGGCTCAACGAGGGCTTCGCCACCTACGCGGAGTGGCTGTACGCCGAGCAGCACGGCGGCAAGAGCGCCCAGAAGGCCTTCGACACGCTGTACGCCACCCCCGCGGGCAAGGACCTCTGGGCGTTCCCGCCCGGCGATCCCGGCAGCGGCGCGCACATCTTCGACACCCCGGTCTACGCCCGCGGGGCCATGGTCCTGCACAAGCTGCGCACGACCGTCGGAGATCCCGTGTTCTTCCGCGTCCTGCGCACCTGGGCCGCCGCCCACCGAGGCGGGCACGGTACGACGGCCCAGTTCATCGCGCTCTCGGAGAAGGAGTCGGGCAAGGACCTCTCCGGTCTCTTCCACACCTGGCTCTTCACGGCGGGAAAGCCCGCCTCGTCCTGA
- a CDS encoding PIG-L deacetylase family protein gives MDPTQDKADLGGGTGLPALPEDWARCLAVAAHPDDIEYGTACAVARWTAQGKQVSYLLATRGEAGIDGLHPDRAAPLREAEERAGARQVGVETVEFLDHRDGVVEYGLGLRREIVRAMRRHRPEIVVSGAFTVRMIGGITNQADHRVVGLAALDAARDAGNRWIFPELADEGLEPWNGIRMVCFAGAEVPTHGVDVTGDPLERGIASLEAHAEYTKGLGDGAFAPRPFLTWMAGMGGAALGVESAVLFDVHQLVPDGPPPWV, from the coding sequence ATGGATCCCACACAGGACAAAGCAGACCTCGGGGGCGGTACGGGCCTGCCCGCGCTGCCGGAGGACTGGGCGCGGTGTCTCGCCGTGGCCGCCCACCCTGACGACATCGAGTACGGCACGGCCTGTGCCGTCGCGCGCTGGACCGCGCAGGGCAAGCAGGTGAGCTACCTGCTCGCGACCAGGGGAGAGGCCGGCATCGACGGCCTGCACCCGGACCGGGCCGCGCCCCTGCGCGAGGCCGAGGAGCGGGCCGGCGCCCGGCAGGTCGGCGTCGAGACCGTCGAGTTCCTCGATCACCGCGACGGCGTCGTCGAGTACGGGCTCGGGCTGCGCCGGGAGATCGTCCGCGCGATGCGCCGGCACCGGCCCGAGATCGTGGTGTCCGGCGCGTTCACGGTACGGATGATCGGCGGCATCACCAACCAGGCGGACCACCGCGTCGTGGGCCTCGCCGCCCTCGACGCGGCACGCGACGCCGGAAACCGCTGGATCTTCCCCGAACTCGCCGACGAGGGACTCGAACCCTGGAACGGCATCCGGATGGTGTGCTTCGCCGGAGCGGAAGTCCCCACCCACGGCGTGGACGTCACCGGCGACCCCCTCGAACGCGGCATCGCCTCCCTGGAGGCACACGCCGAGTACACCAAGGGCCTGGGCGACGGCGCCTTCGCACCCCGGCCGTTCCTGACCTGGATGGCCGGGATGGGCGGAGCGGCCCTCGGCGTCGAGTCCGCCGTCCTCTTCGACGTGCACCAGCTCGTCCCGGACGGCCCGCCGCCCTGGGTGTGA
- a CDS encoding Gfo/Idh/MocA family oxidoreductase: MTTTSPSWNRAPVRVGLVGAGPWARAVHARVLAAGPETVLTSVWARRAEAARETAAPSGAAVAATFEELLDGCEAVAFSVPPAVQAELAVRAAEAGKALLLEKPLALDLAAARRLVAAIDASGVVSQLVLTNRYHPAVRRFLAEARALDVSGARACGISGAFLGGDFATPWRLEHGALLDLGPHLLDLLDAALGPIVRVRGAGDPRRWLELTCEHESGAVSQASLSGSVEVEHGITRVELFGHHPELVLDAGALDHEESWPVLRREFATAVRAGRSGELDAHRGLYLQSLIARALDG, from the coding sequence GTGACCACCACCTCGCCCAGCTGGAACCGTGCCCCCGTCAGGGTGGGGCTGGTCGGCGCGGGGCCCTGGGCGCGGGCCGTGCACGCCCGGGTGCTCGCCGCGGGACCCGAGACGGTGCTGACGTCGGTGTGGGCACGCCGGGCGGAGGCCGCCCGCGAGACGGCGGCCCCGTCCGGCGCGGCGGTCGCCGCGACGTTCGAGGAACTGCTCGACGGCTGCGAGGCGGTGGCCTTCTCGGTTCCGCCCGCGGTGCAGGCCGAGCTCGCGGTGCGGGCCGCCGAGGCGGGCAAGGCCCTGCTTCTGGAGAAGCCGCTCGCACTCGACCTGGCGGCGGCGCGGCGGCTCGTGGCCGCGATCGACGCCTCGGGCGTGGTGTCGCAGCTGGTCCTGACGAACCGCTACCACCCGGCCGTCCGGCGGTTCCTCGCCGAGGCACGGGCCCTGGACGTCTCGGGCGCGCGCGCATGCGGCATCAGCGGCGCCTTCCTGGGCGGCGACTTCGCGACCCCGTGGCGTCTGGAGCACGGGGCGCTCCTGGACCTCGGACCGCACCTCCTGGATCTCCTGGACGCGGCCCTGGGGCCGATCGTCCGGGTCCGCGGCGCCGGAGACCCGCGCCGCTGGCTCGAACTCACCTGCGAGCACGAGAGCGGCGCCGTGAGCCAGGCCTCGCTGTCGGGTTCGGTCGAGGTCGAGCACGGGATCACCCGCGTCGAGCTGTTCGGCCACCACCCCGAGCTGGTCCTCGACGCCGGTGCACTCGACCACGAGGAGTCCTGGCCCGTGCTGCGCCGCGAGTTCGCCACCGCGGTCCGCGCGGGCCGTTCGGGCGAGCTCGACGCCCACCGCGGTCTGTACCTCCAGTCGCTGATCGCGCGGGCGCTGGACGGCTGA
- a CDS encoding ATP-dependent DNA ligase, translating to MLATPGTLPAAGQDTRWAYETKQDGQRAVVYLHGDGGVTLRARSGEDITAAYPELGALGGALGTTAAVLDGEVLVLDEQGRSDFQLLQSRMGLARSPDRAARRAERAPAHLVLFDVMHLGGDLTGLRYARRRQTLESLGLQGPFWSTPTALVGHGEEALRATRASGLEGLVCKRLDSVYEPGVRSRSWIKIRNLRTADVLVGGWVPGKGRLSGLPGAVLVGQRDDAGRLRYVGSVGTGWSASERADLARLLRAAETDHCPFDTLPRAAEALWVLPRLVGEVAYSTRTRAGLLRQPSWLRLRPDLAPEDSAADLP from the coding sequence ATGCTCGCGACCCCCGGGACCCTGCCGGCCGCCGGCCAGGACACCCGGTGGGCGTACGAGACGAAGCAGGACGGTCAGCGTGCCGTGGTCTATCTGCACGGGGACGGCGGGGTGACGCTGCGGGCCCGCTCCGGCGAGGACATCACCGCCGCCTATCCGGAACTGGGGGCGCTCGGAGGCGCGCTCGGCACGACCGCCGCGGTCCTGGACGGCGAGGTGCTGGTCCTGGACGAGCAGGGCCGGAGCGACTTCCAGCTGCTCCAGTCACGGATGGGCCTCGCCAGGTCACCGGACCGGGCGGCCCGGCGCGCCGAGCGGGCACCCGCCCATCTCGTGCTGTTCGACGTCATGCATCTGGGCGGCGATCTCACGGGCCTGCGGTACGCGCGACGACGGCAGACTCTGGAGAGCCTGGGCCTCCAGGGTCCGTTCTGGTCGACGCCGACGGCGCTCGTGGGGCACGGGGAGGAGGCGCTGCGGGCGACCCGGGCGAGCGGCCTCGAAGGGCTGGTCTGCAAACGCCTCGACTCGGTGTACGAACCCGGTGTGCGTTCACGGTCCTGGATCAAGATCCGCAACCTGAGGACGGCGGACGTCCTGGTGGGCGGCTGGGTACCAGGAAAGGGGCGCCTGTCGGGGCTGCCCGGCGCCGTGCTCGTCGGCCAGCGCGACGACGCGGGAAGGCTGCGCTACGTCGGAAGCGTGGGCACCGGCTGGAGCGCGTCCGAACGCGCCGATCTCGCCCGGCTGCTGCGGGCCGCCGAGACGGACCACTGCCCTTTCGACACCCTCCCGCGAGCCGCCGAGGCACTGTGGGTGCTGCCCCGGCTGGTCGGCGAGGTCGCCTACAGCACCCGTACCCGGGCCGGGCTGCTGCGCCAGCCGTCGTGGCTGCGGCTGCGTCCCGACCTCGCGCCCGAGGACTCGGCGGCGGACCTTCCGTGA
- a CDS encoding DUF6479 family protein, which produces MYTASQDLIAASSSLNAGAAFIGGLIIAGALVWAVRMGIRVRNLESRPPTAEEQPRLPETGAVHEEREMREPDEVPHAADESERLMPYNMHSAGTKHADDQHRKRWQPGSSGSFGSGGPGRT; this is translated from the coding sequence ATGTACACCGCGAGCCAAGATCTGATCGCAGCGAGTTCATCGCTGAACGCGGGCGCCGCCTTCATCGGCGGCCTCATCATCGCGGGCGCCCTCGTGTGGGCCGTCCGCATGGGCATCCGGGTGCGGAACCTGGAATCCCGGCCACCCACCGCCGAGGAACAGCCCAGACTGCCCGAGACCGGGGCGGTGCACGAGGAGCGCGAGATGCGGGAACCCGACGAGGTCCCGCACGCTGCGGACGAGAGCGAGCGGCTGATGCCGTACAACATGCACTCCGCGGGTACCAAACACGCCGACGACCAGCACCGCAAGCGCTGGCAGCCGGGTTCCAGCGGATCCTTCGGCAGCGGCGGACCGGGCAGGACCTGA